In a genomic window of Phenylobacterium koreense:
- a CDS encoding DUF885 domain-containing protein encodes MQNRRQLLLSAGALAVLGGYGGKVSAAQAAGAAGQLDSFLDKIFQQALDDSPQLATSLGLDKGDRAKAKFSLDGASLADKAKDKALNTRQLAELKAIDRSQLSGMAAVNYDSVLFNLETNEAANRQFDYGYLGGGQPYMVSQLNGAYQSTPDWLDNQHRIETKEDADAYLSRLADFGRVMDEETERARKDIAAGVVPPDFVIDRALTQMRGLLTQPEASTLVASVARRAKEKGVSGDYAGPAAKIYAEKVAPAIERQIALLEAARPQAVHDAGVWRLKDGEAYYAQALLSSTTTKLSPDEIHNIGLEQAKALEARADVLLRGEGLTQGSVGERIQALYKDTRYHYPNDDAGKEKMLADMNGMVEAMSKRLPQYFGALPKAPLQIKRVPKFIEAGAPGGYYNQPSLDGSRPGIYWINLRDSAEYPRWALPTITYHEGVPGHHLQLSLQQEADLPMIRRASFISAYGEGWGLYAEELAREMGVYEGDPRGEIGYIQSSLFRAARLVVDTGMHAKRWSREKAIETMHAISGTPVTASTTEIERYVVWPGQACSYMIGKLEWLRLRERAKAALGGRFDIRKFHDAGLLSGAMPLTVLEAVVDQYVASARA; translated from the coding sequence ATGCAAAACCGGCGTCAACTTCTGCTTTCGGCAGGCGCCTTGGCCGTGCTCGGCGGCTATGGCGGCAAGGTTTCCGCGGCGCAGGCGGCCGGCGCCGCCGGCCAGCTCGACAGCTTCCTCGACAAGATCTTCCAGCAGGCGCTGGACGACTCGCCGCAGCTCGCCACCAGCCTTGGCCTCGACAAGGGCGATCGCGCCAAGGCCAAGTTCAGCCTCGATGGCGCCTCCCTCGCGGACAAGGCGAAGGACAAGGCGCTCAATACCCGCCAGTTGGCCGAGCTGAAGGCCATCGACCGCAGCCAGCTCTCGGGCATGGCCGCGGTGAACTATGACAGCGTGCTCTTCAACCTGGAGACCAACGAGGCGGCGAACCGGCAGTTTGATTATGGCTATCTGGGCGGCGGCCAGCCCTACATGGTCTCGCAGCTCAACGGCGCCTACCAATCGACGCCTGACTGGCTCGACAACCAGCACCGGATCGAAACCAAGGAAGACGCCGACGCTTACCTCTCGCGCCTGGCCGACTTCGGCCGGGTGATGGACGAGGAAACCGAGCGGGCGCGGAAGGACATCGCGGCCGGCGTCGTCCCGCCGGACTTCGTCATCGACCGCGCCTTGACGCAGATGCGGGGCCTGCTGACCCAGCCAGAGGCCTCGACGCTCGTCGCCTCCGTCGCGCGGCGGGCCAAGGAGAAGGGTGTTTCCGGCGACTACGCCGGACCGGCCGCAAAGATCTACGCCGAGAAGGTCGCGCCGGCGATCGAGCGCCAGATCGCGCTGCTCGAGGCGGCCCGGCCACAGGCCGTCCACGACGCCGGCGTTTGGCGGCTGAAGGATGGCGAGGCCTATTACGCCCAGGCGCTGCTGTCCTCTACGACGACCAAGCTCTCGCCGGACGAGATCCACAATATCGGCCTGGAGCAGGCCAAGGCCCTGGAGGCGCGGGCCGACGTGCTGCTGCGCGGCGAGGGCCTGACCCAGGGCTCAGTCGGCGAGCGGATCCAGGCGCTCTACAAGGACACGCGCTACCACTACCCCAATGACGACGCCGGCAAAGAGAAGATGCTGGCCGACATGAACGGCATGGTCGAGGCCATGTCCAAGCGGCTGCCGCAGTATTTCGGGGCGCTGCCCAAGGCGCCGCTGCAGATCAAGCGGGTGCCGAAGTTCATCGAGGCCGGAGCGCCGGGCGGCTATTACAACCAGCCGAGCCTGGATGGCTCGCGGCCGGGCATCTACTGGATCAACCTCCGCGACAGCGCCGAATATCCGCGCTGGGCCCTGCCGACGATCACCTATCACGAGGGCGTGCCGGGCCATCACCTGCAACTGTCGCTGCAGCAGGAAGCCGACCTGCCGATGATCCGCCGCGCGAGCTTCATCTCGGCCTATGGCGAAGGCTGGGGCCTCTATGCCGAGGAGCTGGCGCGCGAAATGGGGGTCTATGAAGGCGATCCCCGCGGCGAGATCGGCTACATCCAGTCGTCGCTGTTCCGCGCGGCCCGGCTGGTGGTCGACACTGGCATGCACGCCAAGCGCTGGAGCCGCGAGAAGGCGATCGAGACGATGCACGCCATCAGCGGGACGCCGGTCACCGCCTCCACCACCGAGATTGAGCGCTATGTGGTCTGGCCGGGCCAGGCCTGCAGCTACATGATCGGCAAGCTCGAGTGGTTGCGCCTGCGCGAAAGGGCCAAGGCCGCTCTGGGCGGCCGGTTCGACATCCGCAAATTCCACGACGCCGGGCTGCTGTCGGGGGCCATGCCGCTGACCGTGCTCGAAGCGGTCGTCGATCAGTATGTCGCGTCCGCGCGCGCCTGA
- a CDS encoding fatty acid desaturase, with protein MTETKPADWSRRLTNYRRPSLGRSIFELALTGSALAALWGLGWAAFHLGFWWAALLLSLPAAVFLVRLFMIQHDCGHGSFFEAKAANDWTGRVIGLFTLTPYDYWRRTHAMHHATSGNLDRRGLGVIEMLTVEEYLALSPLRRLGYRLYRNPAVMFGLGPTFVFFLQQRLPIGMMKEGWRPWVSTLGNSVLVAVGIGLMMWLLGVVPVILVNFATMVIAATIGVWLFFVQHQYEGVSWFRNKDWKRDQAALQGSSHYDLPQPLRWLTANIGIHHVHHLSSRIPFYRLPQVLKDHPELHDVSRISLWDSFRNARLALWDEAAQRLVSFRDIRHLPRAT; from the coding sequence GTGACTGAGACCAAGCCCGCCGACTGGAGCCGAAGGCTCACCAACTACAGGCGCCCCAGCCTGGGTCGCAGCATCTTCGAGCTCGCCCTGACCGGCTCTGCCCTGGCGGCCCTGTGGGGCTTGGGATGGGCCGCGTTCCATCTCGGATTCTGGTGGGCCGCCCTGCTGCTCAGCCTGCCGGCCGCCGTGTTCCTCGTACGGCTGTTCATGATCCAGCACGACTGCGGCCACGGCTCGTTCTTCGAGGCGAAGGCGGCGAACGACTGGACTGGCCGGGTGATCGGTCTCTTCACCCTGACGCCCTACGACTACTGGCGGCGCACCCACGCCATGCACCACGCGACCTCGGGCAATCTCGACCGCCGCGGCCTCGGCGTGATCGAGATGCTGACCGTCGAGGAGTACCTGGCCCTCTCGCCCCTGCGCCGGCTCGGCTACCGGCTCTACCGCAACCCGGCGGTCATGTTCGGCCTGGGTCCGACCTTCGTCTTCTTCCTGCAGCAGCGGCTGCCTATCGGAATGATGAAGGAAGGCTGGCGCCCCTGGGTCTCAACCCTCGGCAACAGCGTCCTGGTCGCCGTCGGCATCGGCCTGATGATGTGGCTGCTGGGCGTCGTCCCGGTGATTCTGGTGAACTTCGCCACCATGGTCATCGCCGCCACCATCGGCGTCTGGCTGTTCTTCGTGCAGCACCAGTACGAAGGCGTCTCCTGGTTCCGGAACAAGGACTGGAAGCGAGATCAGGCCGCCCTGCAGGGCAGTTCGCACTACGACCTGCCCCAGCCCCTGCGATGGCTAACGGCGAACATCGGCATCCACCATGTCCACCACCTCTCTAGCCGCATCCCCTTCTACCGACTGCCGCAGGTGCTGAAGGACCATCCGGAGCTGCACGACGTCAGCCGCATCAGCCTTTGGGACAGCTTCCGCAACGCCCGGCTGGCGCTGTGGGACGAAGCGGCCCAGCGACTGGTCTCCTTCCGCGATATCCGCCACCTGCCCCGCGCCACCTGA
- a CDS encoding acyl-CoA synthetase, which produces MSAWIFADVWEAIAGLQPDRPALVQGERVLSWAQFDARADALASHLVASGIGPEAKVAAYLFNCPEYIETYYAAFKAGVAPLNTNYRYGGDELTYLFDNADAEAVVFHASFTRTLEPLREKLPSVKRWIAVAEPGHPAPGWADDYETVVARPPAQRPFKAPWGRSPDNLVLLYTGGTTGMPKGVMWRQDDLFNVIGSGGHPTLGLPPLGSSGDLKARIGTYEPPTTLVCCPLMHGTGQFSAFITLNIGGTVACLPSRSFSAIELWDEAVRLQADNIVIVGLAFSTPMLEALEANPGRWDLSHVKAMSSSGSMWSQENKRGLLSHARNAMIMDSFGSSEAVGLGASASAPGAEAATAAFMLGPNCAVFDEDGQRVAAGSGERGLVAVTGFLPLGYYKDAEKTAKTFKVMEGQRWSVPGDWAEVNLDGTLKLLGRGSQCINTGGEKVFPEEVEEALKTHPAVRDAVVVGVPDARFGERICAVVEPDPAGGDVTLDEMAAHVRSRLAAYKAPRELVVVESIGRAPNGKVDYKASRERALTALGVGA; this is translated from the coding sequence GTGAGCGCTTGGATCTTCGCTGACGTCTGGGAAGCAATTGCTGGGCTGCAACCGGACCGGCCCGCCCTTGTCCAGGGCGAGCGGGTGCTCAGTTGGGCGCAGTTCGACGCCCGCGCCGACGCCCTGGCCTCGCACCTGGTGGCGAGCGGCATAGGGCCGGAGGCGAAGGTCGCCGCCTACCTGTTCAACTGCCCGGAATATATCGAGACCTACTACGCCGCCTTCAAGGCGGGGGTCGCTCCGCTCAACACCAACTATCGCTATGGCGGCGACGAGCTCACCTATCTGTTCGACAACGCCGACGCCGAAGCGGTGGTCTTCCATGCCAGTTTCACCAGGACCCTCGAACCGCTTCGCGAGAAGCTGCCGAGCGTCAAGCGCTGGATCGCCGTCGCCGAGCCGGGTCACCCGGCTCCAGGCTGGGCCGACGACTACGAGACGGTGGTCGCCAGGCCGCCGGCGCAACGCCCCTTCAAGGCGCCCTGGGGCCGCTCCCCGGACAATCTGGTGCTGCTCTACACCGGCGGGACCACCGGCATGCCCAAGGGCGTCATGTGGCGCCAGGACGACCTCTTCAACGTCATCGGCTCGGGCGGCCACCCGACGCTCGGCCTGCCGCCGCTGGGGAGCTCCGGCGACCTGAAGGCGCGGATCGGGACCTATGAGCCGCCGACCACCCTGGTCTGCTGCCCGCTCATGCACGGCACCGGCCAGTTCTCGGCCTTCATCACCCTCAATATTGGCGGGACGGTCGCCTGCCTGCCTTCGCGCAGCTTCAGCGCCATAGAGCTCTGGGACGAGGCCGTGCGGTTGCAGGCCGACAATATCGTCATCGTCGGCCTGGCCTTCTCGACCCCGATGCTGGAAGCCCTGGAGGCCAACCCTGGCCGCTGGGACCTTTCCCACGTCAAGGCCATGAGCTCGTCGGGCTCCATGTGGAGCCAGGAGAACAAGCGTGGCCTGCTCTCCCACGCCCGCAACGCCATGATCATGGATTCCTTCGGCTCGTCGGAGGCAGTGGGGCTGGGCGCTTCGGCCTCTGCGCCAGGGGCCGAGGCGGCCACGGCGGCCTTCATGCTGGGACCGAACTGCGCGGTGTTCGACGAGGACGGCCAGCGCGTCGCGGCGGGCTCGGGGGAGCGCGGCCTGGTCGCGGTCACCGGCTTCCTGCCGCTCGGCTACTACAAGGACGCCGAAAAGACCGCCAAGACCTTCAAGGTCATGGAAGGCCAGCGCTGGAGCGTCCCCGGCGACTGGGCCGAGGTCAATCTCGACGGCACCCTGAAACTGCTCGGCCGCGGCAGCCAATGCATCAACACCGGCGGCGAAAAGGTCTTTCCCGAGGAGGTCGAGGAAGCCCTCAAGACGCATCCGGCCGTACGCGACGCGGTCGTGGTCGGCGTGCCCGACGCGCGTTTCGGTGAGCGCATCTGCGCCGTGGTCGAGCCGGACCCCGCCGGCGGCGACGTCACCCTCGACGAAATGGCCGCCCATGTCCGCTCGCGCCTTGCCGCCTACAAGGCGCCGCGGGAGCTGGTGGTAGTCGAGAGCATCGGCCGCGCCCCCAACGGCAAGGTCGACTATAAGGCCTCCCGCGAGCGCGCGCTGACCGCTCTAGGCGTCGGGGCCTAG
- a CDS encoding NADP-dependent oxidoreductase: MPINRQWILRRRPEGEIRQGDLELVETVTPELKDGEVLVRNLYLSLDPTHRIWMSDRDQYMPPVEVGEVMRGGVIGVVEQSRSADLPEGTIVNPGLGGWQDYGVVTEGHARRTPRLAGVPLTAHMSVLGATGLTAYFGLMDIGKPQAGETVVVSAAAGAVGSIVGQLAKLKGCRVIGIAGGPKKCRWLTEELGFDGAIDYRSEDVGEALSRLAPNGVDINFENVGGKVMDAVIGHMNNFSRMPLCGMISSYNAEGPVPGPSDFGRVLMHRILIKGFIVIDYLPRFAEGMAELAPLVAGGQLKWKAHVVDGLENAVDALGRLFTGDHEGKLLVRISPEP, from the coding sequence ATGCCGATCAATCGCCAATGGATTCTGCGCCGTCGCCCTGAGGGCGAGATTCGGCAGGGCGACCTCGAACTGGTGGAGACCGTCACCCCCGAGCTGAAGGACGGCGAGGTTCTCGTCCGCAACCTCTATCTCTCCCTCGACCCGACCCATCGGATCTGGATGAGCGACCGTGACCAGTACATGCCGCCGGTTGAGGTGGGCGAAGTCATGCGAGGCGGCGTCATCGGCGTGGTCGAGCAGTCGCGCTCGGCCGACCTGCCCGAGGGGACGATCGTGAACCCGGGGCTCGGCGGTTGGCAGGACTACGGCGTCGTCACCGAGGGCCATGCCCGACGCACGCCTCGCCTGGCCGGCGTGCCGCTGACCGCGCACATGAGCGTCCTGGGAGCGACGGGCCTGACCGCCTATTTCGGCCTGATGGACATCGGCAAGCCCCAGGCCGGCGAGACGGTCGTGGTCTCGGCTGCGGCCGGCGCGGTAGGGTCGATCGTCGGCCAGCTCGCCAAGCTGAAGGGCTGCCGGGTGATCGGCATCGCGGGCGGCCCGAAGAAGTGCCGATGGCTGACTGAGGAACTCGGCTTCGACGGCGCCATCGACTACCGCTCGGAGGACGTCGGCGAGGCGCTGTCGCGCCTGGCGCCCAACGGCGTGGACATCAATTTCGAGAATGTCGGCGGCAAGGTGATGGACGCCGTCATCGGGCATATGAACAACTTCAGCCGCATGCCGCTGTGCGGAATGATCTCGAGCTACAACGCGGAAGGTCCGGTCCCTGGTCCGAGCGACTTTGGCCGGGTGCTGATGCACCGGATTCTGATCAAGGGCTTCATCGTCATCGACTATCTGCCACGCTTCGCCGAAGGCATGGCGGAACTGGCGCCGCTGGTCGCCGGCGGCCAGCTCAAGTGGAAGGCGCACGTGGTCGACGGGCTGGAGAACGCGGTCGATGCCCTGGGCCGGCTGTTCACCGGCGACCACGAAGGCAAGCTTCTGGTCCGGATATCGCCGGAGCCCTAG
- a CDS encoding TVP38/TMEM64 family protein, with protein MTTQHRVRGSTWRVILRWIPALLLIGATIALYASGLATDISFDNIQANEVRLRAEVAAAPIVALTVFVGLYAVATAAFVPVGLVLMLAGGFLFGPLVGTGATIVGSTLGAIIAYVAARFAAGDRIRAMLNRSRWRGLMAGFEQAPFRYLLTLRLVPLSPFGLVNVAAGCARAPFKPYVAATAVGAIPYSFIYSYLGAGLGQAFLGDPTPDASILLRPQVAWPLLALALVSLVSGRLKRREQTL; from the coding sequence ATGACCACGCAGCACCGTGTTCGAGGCTCGACCTGGCGCGTTATCCTGCGCTGGATTCCGGCCCTGTTGCTGATCGGGGCCACGATCGCGCTCTATGCCAGCGGTTTGGCGACCGACATCTCCTTCGACAACATCCAGGCCAACGAGGTCAGGCTGCGGGCGGAGGTGGCGGCGGCGCCGATCGTCGCCCTGACGGTCTTCGTCGGCCTCTACGCCGTGGCGACGGCGGCTTTCGTGCCGGTGGGGCTGGTGCTGATGCTGGCTGGCGGCTTCCTGTTCGGGCCGCTGGTCGGGACGGGGGCGACGATCGTCGGATCGACGCTTGGGGCGATCATCGCCTATGTGGCGGCGCGGTTCGCGGCTGGCGACCGCATCCGTGCTATGCTCAATCGCAGCCGATGGCGCGGCCTGATGGCCGGTTTCGAGCAGGCGCCCTTCAGATACCTGCTGACGCTGCGCTTGGTGCCGCTTAGCCCCTTCGGCCTGGTCAATGTGGCGGCGGGGTGCGCGCGGGCGCCGTTCAAGCCCTATGTGGCAGCGACGGCCGTGGGCGCGATCCCCTATTCGTTCATCTACAGCTATCTCGGCGCAGGTCTCGGTCAGGCGTTCCTTGGAGACCCGACCCCTGATGCTTCGATCCTGCTGCGGCCGCAGGTTGCCTGGCCGCTGCTGGCCTTGGCGCTGGTCTCCCTGGTGAGCGGGCGGCTCAAGCGGCGCGAACAGACGCTCTGA